Genomic DNA from Fimbriimonas ginsengisoli Gsoil 348:
GTTTGTCTTGAAAAAGGACGAACTGCTGAAAGGGAATCCGCTTGCCCAGTACGTGGAGCTGATGCGCCTCGAGAACGACTTCCTGAAGGATGTGGGCTTGGTCGAGGCGTTCAACGGTAAGCCGCTGAACAAAGGGATGGCAGCTACCTACGGCCAGGCCCGTGCCACCGTCGAGGGAAATCTCGGCGCGATTCGAAGGAGCCTTCGATCTCAAACGATCGGCTGGTTCTACTTCCCCGCCAAGACGGCGACGACGGGATCCCCGCTCGACCGAATGAGACCGGTAAGCGCGGTGGACTACATTGTAAGACAGGCGGACAAACACCCTTACGTGATGATAGGCGAGGAGCACATGAAGCCGCAGACGCGGACGATTCTGCTTCCCCTGCTCCGCCGGCTGTACGCCAAAGGGTTCCGCTACTTTGCCGCCGAAACGTTCTATCAGGCGATCAAGTCGGCCCCCGTGAGGGGGTATCCGGCATGGGATGACGGATATTACATCCAAGATCCGGTTTACGCGGAAGCCGTGCGCGAGGCGATCAAACTGGGCTACAAACTCGTCCCGTACGAGGCGGAGGAGCAACCGAAGGACGCCCCGAAAGACGACCCGTGGTTCAACCAGAACTTCCGGGAGCACCTTCAGGCCGACAACCTCAAGACTCGGATCTTCGATCACGACCCTAAGGCGAAGGTGCTCGTCTGGGCGGGGCGATCGCACGTGGTGAAGGTCGCGAGCAAGCAGGACGGAGGCGAATTCCGGCCCATGGCCTACGAGTTCAAGAGGATGACCGGCATCGATCCGTTATCCGTTTATCTGCCGACCGACGTGGAAGCCGCCGCGCCGGAATACGAGCGCGAGGACTACAAGTACGCGGCGGACAAAGGATGGATCCACGGGCCTACCATCTTCGTGGGCGCTCACGGCGGCGCTTACGGCCTGGACGAGAACGAGGCGACGGTTTTCTTTCCGCGCACTACCTACGTCCACGGCAGGCCAGATTGGCTGGCTCGGAACCTGGGCCGAGTTCCGCGAGACATTCCGGCTTCGATGGTCTCGCGGCCGGGCTATCTCCTTGCGCAGGCTTGGAAAGAAGGCGAGCCGGTTCAGGCGATCCCGATCGACCAGATTCTCATCACCCCCGGCGACCCGGTTCCGGTCCTAATGCTGCCCAGGGGTGGCAGTTTTTGGATGAGAGTTATCGATCCAACCGGAAAAGTTCTAGGCACCTCGCGCTTGCACACCTAGCGAGGATCTACTGGCGACGACCTACTGCGCGGCCGCCTCAAAGGCTGGCCGCCACCCGGCGGAGTTGGCCGAGCGGGTCGTCGGTGACGAGGCCGCCGTGGTAGGTTACGATGGCATTCACTTCGGGAAGGGCGGCCAACTTCTTTACCGACTCGACTGCCGTCGAATAATCGGGAGTCGCGCCGACGGAAGGGCCTGCGAGTTGGCCGTCGGCAGAAGTTAGCGCGTCACCGCTGATGAGTGTTTTCGAGCGCTCCAAGAACAGGCTGATGTGGCCGGGAGTGTGACCGGGAGTGTGGATGACGCGGGTGCCGCCGCCGATCTCGAGAAGGTCGCCGTCTTCGACCAACCGGTCGACGGGGGCGAAGCCGATCTGGTCGAAGATCTCCTTCATACCAGGGTTCTGATCGAGCCTCTCTTGGCTCGGATACTTCACTAGCCGCTCCTTTCCTTCGATGTAAGGGGCCTCGATCGAATGGGCGATCACGGTCGCGCAACTGCGGATCTTAATCGCCGCCAATGACCCGATGTGGTCCACGTCCTGGTGGGTAACTACGATTTGCCGTAGGTCATCCATCGAAAAGCCATCCGCGGCGAGCGCGGCGGCTACCTCGTCGACATGTCCTGGCATCGAGGCGTCGACAAGCGTCGTGTCCCGATCGGGACCGACGATCAGGGCCAGGTTGAGCACCATCGACCCCAGCGGCCCGACAAAGGTGACCGGAATCACGTACAAATCGTCGTTCACTTTCACGGTTCTAGGATGGCACGGGCCGGTATTGTGATCGCGTGATGATTCGCCGCACCTTGCTTCTCGTCGCTGGACTGCTCGCTTGCTCGGCTAAACCGAACGAGGGCGCCATGGAATTAACGATCCGAGGCGATCTGCCGGGTTCGAGCATTCAGCCGGAGATTTACGGCGCGTTCGCCGAGCATCTGGGATCCGGGGTGTACGACGGCCTTTGGGTCGGCAAAAAGTCGCCCATCAAGAACGTCGGTGGGATCCGGTCCGACGTGATCGACGCGCTTAAGGCGCTCCATCTGGGAGTTCTGCGGTGGCCGGGGGGCTGCTTTGCCGACCAGTACCACTGGCGGGACGGGATCGGACCGCAGGAGAGTCGTCCCAAGCGGCTGAACGTCATATGGGGAGGCGAAGAATCGAACGAATTCGGCACCCACGAATTCTTCAAATTGTGCGATTTGATCGGCGCAAAGCCGTATCTCGCCGCCAACGTGG
This window encodes:
- a CDS encoding MBL fold metallo-hydrolase codes for the protein MNDDLYVIPVTFVGPLGSMVLNLALIVGPDRDTTLVDASMPGHVDEVAAALAADGFSMDDLRQIVVTHQDVDHIGSLAAIKIRSCATVIAHSIEAPYIEGKERLVKYPSQERLDQNPGMKEIFDQIGFAPVDRLVEDGDLLEIGGGTRVIHTPGHTPGHISLFLERSKTLISGDALTSADGQLAGPSVGATPDYSTAVESVKKLAALPEVNAIVTYHGGLVTDDPLGQLRRVAASL